A region from the Agrobacterium vitis genome encodes:
- the rocF gene encoding arginase, whose protein sequence is MNASRRRKENELKTCQILGAPVQSGASQPGCLMGPDAFRTAGLSRALTELGWAVTDLGDATPTAEPEISHTNSAVKNLDAMVGWTRSLSKKALEMARSCDLPVFLGGDHSMSAGTVSGVAERAAELDKEQFVLWLDAHADLHTLHTTASGNLHGTPVAYYTGQPGFEGLPPLAAPVDPRNVSMMGIRSVDPEERRRVAEIGIEVADMRVLDEQGVVRPLGVFLDRVSKAKGRLHVSLDVDFLDPGIAPAVGTTVPGGATFREAHLIMEMLHDSGLVTSLDLAELNPFLDERGRTARLMTDLAASLFGRRVFDRVTTAF, encoded by the coding sequence ATGAACGCCTCGCGGCGTCGCAAGGAGAATGAGTTGAAGACGTGCCAAATCCTGGGAGCCCCCGTTCAAAGCGGCGCATCCCAACCCGGATGCCTGATGGGGCCTGATGCTTTTCGGACTGCCGGCTTGTCGCGAGCTTTGACGGAACTGGGCTGGGCCGTCACTGATCTCGGAGATGCGACGCCGACGGCGGAGCCCGAAATCAGTCACACCAATTCCGCTGTTAAGAACCTCGACGCTATGGTGGGATGGACGCGCAGTCTCTCCAAAAAAGCGCTGGAGATGGCCCGCAGCTGCGATCTTCCGGTTTTTCTCGGCGGCGATCACTCAATGTCTGCCGGCACCGTTTCCGGGGTGGCCGAACGAGCGGCCGAACTCGACAAGGAGCAATTCGTCCTCTGGCTGGACGCGCACGCAGACCTGCATACCCTACACACGACTGCAAGCGGCAATCTTCATGGCACGCCGGTCGCCTACTATACGGGCCAGCCTGGCTTCGAAGGGCTACCGCCGCTGGCCGCGCCTGTGGATCCCCGCAACGTATCCATGATGGGGATTCGCTCGGTCGACCCGGAAGAAAGGCGCCGGGTTGCCGAGATCGGTATCGAAGTCGCCGACATGCGGGTTCTGGACGAGCAAGGCGTCGTACGCCCGCTCGGCGTCTTTCTTGACCGCGTGAGCAAGGCCAAGGGCAGATTGCACGTCAGCCTCGACGTCGACTTCCTCGATCCCGGGATTGCGCCGGCGGTGGGCACCACGGTTCCGGGCGGGGCGACTTTCCGAGAGGCACACCTCATCATGGAGATGCTCCATGACAGCGGTCTCGTCACCTCGCTCGACCTTGCGGAGCTCAATCCGTTTCTGGACGAGCGAGGACGTACGGCCCGACTGATGACCGATCTTGCCGCGAGCCTGTTCGGCCGGCGCGTGTTCGACAGGGTGACAACAGCATTTTGA